One window of the Natronomonas marina genome contains the following:
- a CDS encoding metallophosphoesterase family protein, with amino-acid sequence MQVVVLSDTHVKSRAPEISEWVRAAIADADHAIHAGDFDSRPAYETVADLAADLTAVRGNTDGNYGLSEVATADLGGVRFVVTHGTGPDAGYEERVAGIVAENAAADRPTVGVSGHTHRLLDTRVDGYRLLNPGSATGAWPAGETTFLAVDVEAGDLDVEVRRA; translated from the coding sequence ATGCAGGTCGTCGTCCTCAGCGACACGCACGTCAAGTCACGCGCGCCCGAGATATCGGAGTGGGTCCGGGCGGCGATAGCCGACGCCGACCACGCCATCCACGCCGGCGACTTCGACTCCCGGCCGGCCTACGAGACGGTGGCCGACCTCGCGGCCGACCTCACCGCCGTCCGCGGCAACACCGACGGCAACTACGGTCTCTCCGAGGTGGCGACCGCCGACCTCGGTGGCGTCAGGTTCGTCGTCACGCACGGCACCGGCCCGGACGCGGGCTACGAGGAGCGCGTCGCCGGAATCGTCGCCGAGAACGCCGCCGCGGACCGCCCGACCGTCGGCGTCTCGGGCCACACCCACCGCCTGCTGGACACCCGGGTCGACGGCTACCGCCTGCTGAACCCCGGCAGCGCGACGGGCGCCTGGCCGGCGGGCGAGACCACGTTCCTGGCGGTCGACGTCGAGGCCGGTGACCTGGACGTCGAGGTCCGGCGGGCGTGA
- a CDS encoding coenzyme F420-0:L-glutamate ligase — protein MEAFAVEGLPEVREGDDLAALIEERVDLEDGDVLCVASTVVSKAEGRKADLDAFPASDRAVAIADRLESLTGEPKDPRFAQAVLEESEELLTEAPFLLAVTRFGHVTVNAGIDRSNVPGADLLLLPEEPTVSAERLSAALEVPVVVTDTSGRPFRYGQRGVAVGWHGLPAARDWRGEHDRDGRELGVTVQAVVDELAATANLVAGEGAGGTPAVVVRGWEFGDHGESDDLFRADEDDIVREALRGWEFGDG, from the coding sequence ATGGAAGCGTTCGCCGTCGAGGGATTGCCGGAGGTCCGGGAGGGAGACGACCTCGCCGCGCTGATCGAGGAGCGGGTCGACCTCGAGGACGGCGACGTCCTCTGCGTGGCGAGTACCGTCGTCTCGAAGGCCGAGGGCCGGAAGGCCGACCTCGATGCGTTCCCGGCGAGCGACCGCGCCGTTGCCATCGCCGACCGGCTGGAGAGCCTCACGGGCGAACCGAAGGACCCCCGGTTCGCCCAGGCGGTCCTCGAGGAGAGCGAGGAGTTGCTCACCGAGGCGCCCTTCTTGCTGGCGGTGACCCGGTTCGGCCACGTCACGGTCAACGCGGGCATCGACCGCTCGAACGTCCCGGGTGCGGACCTGCTGTTGCTGCCGGAAGAGCCGACTGTCTCCGCGGAGCGGCTCTCGGCGGCGCTGGAGGTGCCGGTCGTCGTCACCGACACCTCGGGCCGACCGTTCCGCTACGGCCAGCGCGGCGTCGCCGTCGGGTGGCACGGCCTCCCCGCCGCCCGCGACTGGCGGGGCGAACACGACCGCGACGGCCGCGAACTCGGCGTCACCGTCCAGGCCGTCGTCGACGAACTGGCCGCGACCGCCAACCTCGTCGCCGGCGAGGGTGCGGGCGGCACGCCCGCGGTGGTCGTCCGCGGCTGGGAGTTCGGCGACCACGGCGAGAGCGACGACCTCTTTCGGGCCGACGAGGACGACATCGTGCGAGAGGCGCTCCGCGGCTGGGAGTTCGGCGACGGGTAG